One Nerophis ophidion isolate RoL-2023_Sa linkage group LG23, RoL_Noph_v1.0, whole genome shotgun sequence genomic window carries:
- the LOC133541363 gene encoding zinc finger protein 391-like isoform X1 gives MNARQEERPLQQQEDPQPPHIKEEEEEVWISQEGECPVGQEEADVSKFPLTVVSVKTEEHEDKPPESSQLHHSPNVCGEQRLPEKKESSFRMVKEDPSKRKTRRHGPSGVSFSSLTQTLPCKKEEEDSLTPHIKEEEEEHSITQEGDHLEGLEEFPVTGVPVKSEDDEVKGESEERGGGEPPSSSSTQHMTTEADGDHCGGSQADKLLAPLSDSEDTTSHSPDTDDEDSKDDKTCHTDNTHFTSSHCHKTFKNHSHLKRHMRTHTGEKPFICSVCGKRFVRSHNVKVHMRTHTGEKAFICSVCGKRFVRSHNVKVHMRTHTGEKTFSCSICGKGFIQSQYLKVHMRTHTGEKPFPCSTCGKGFTQNQYLKVHMRTHTGEKPFSCSICGKCFVQSNSLKVHMRTHTGEKSHSCSICNRSFCDRSNLLAHMRRHPGEKVLSCSVCGERLSSKYQCKKHKCAGENSSSK, from the exons atgaacgctcgtcaagaagaacgtccccttcagcagcaggaggatccacagcccccccacattaaagaggaagaggaggaagtgtggatcagtcaggagggagagtgtcctgtagggcaggaggaggctgatgtcagcaagtttccactgactgttgtctctgtgaagactgaagagcatgaagacaaaccacctgagtcctcacagcttcatcacagtccaa ACGTCTGTGGAGAACAACGTCTGCCTGAAAAAAAGGAGAgtagcttcaggatggtgaaggaggatccttcaaagaggaagaccaggcgccacggaccctctggcgtctccttttcctctttgacacagacccttccctgtaaaaaggaagaggaagactcactgacgccccacattaaagaggaagaggaggaacacagcatcactcaagagggagatcatcttgaaggactggaggagttcccagtgactggtgtccctgtgaagagtgaagatgatgaggtgaaaggtgaaagtgaggagaggggagggggggagcctccaagcagcagctcaacacaacacatgacaacagaagctgatggagaccactgtggaggatcacaagcagacaagctcttagctccactatcagatagtgaggacacaacgtcacactctcctgacactgatgatgaagactctaaagatgataagacatgtcacactgacaacactcacttcacatcttctcactgtcacaaaacatttaaaaaccatagtcatctgaaaagacacatgagaacacacactggagaaaaaccttttatctgttcagtctgtggtaaacgTTTTGTTCGAAGTCACAatgtgaaagtgcacatgagaacacacactggtgaaaaagcttttatctgttcagtctgtggtaaacgTTTTGTTCGAAGTCataatgtgaaagtacacatgagaacacacactggagaaaaaacgttttcttgttcaatctgtggtaaaggttttatacaaagtcaatatttgaaagtgcacatgagaacgcacactggagaaaaaccttttccctgttcaacctgtggtaaaggttttacacaaaatcaatatttgaaagtacacatgagaacacacactggcgaaaaacctttttcctgttcaatctgtggcaaatgttttgtacaaagtaacagtttgaaagtacacatgagaacacacactggtgaaaaatcacattcttgttcaatctgcaacagaagcttttgtgaccgatcaaaccttttagcacacatgagaagacacc
- the LOC133541364 gene encoding gastrula zinc finger protein XlCGF57.1-like — translation MQTEEPQHNLIKKEEEYPLIPHFKNEEEHPLIPHFKEEEEDPLTPHFKKEAVDPQTPHIKAEEEYPLIPHFKNEEEHQWLPFFKEEMEEPLTPHFKKEAVDPPSPHIKAEEEDPLTPHIKEEEEEHSISQQGEHLEGLEEVDVTKMPVTGVPVKSEDDEVKGESEERGGGEPPSSSSTQHMTTEADGDHCGGSQADKLLAPLSDSEDTTSHSPDTDDEDSKDDKTCHTDNTHFTCSHCHKTFKYPSLLKEHMRTHTGERHFLCSICGKDFTQRYILKIHMRIHTGEKPFSCSECGKSFGKNQSLKVHMRTHTGEKPFSCSECGKSFVRNERLNAHMRSHTGEKPFSCSICGKDFTRRDHFKKHMRIHTGEQPFSCSICGKYFARKNYLKIHMSTHTGEKPYTCSVCCRSFIQSMHLKRHMRIHTGEKPFSCSVCSKDFTQMHHFKAHMTRHTADKP, via the coding sequence atgcagacggaggagccacagcacaacctcattaagaaggaagaggaatacccactgatcccccattttaaaaatgaagaggaacacccactaatcccccattttaaagaggaagaggaggacccactgacaccccattttaaaaaggaagcagTGGATCCACAGACCCCTCACATTAAGGCGGAAGAGGAATatccactgatcccccattttaaaaatgaagaaGAACACCAATGGCTACCCTTTTTTAAAGAGGAGATGGAGGAACCACTGACaccacattttaaaaaggaagcggtggatccaccgagccctcacattaaggcggaagaggaggacccactgacccctcacattaaagaggaagaggaggaacacagcatcagtcagcagggagagcatcttgaaggactggaggaggttgatgtcaccaagatgccagtgactggtgtccctgtgaagagtgaagatgatgaggtgaaaggtgaaagtgaggagaggggagggggggagcctccaagcagcagctcaacacaacacatgacaacagaagctgatggagaccactgtggaggatcacaagcagacaagctcttagctccactatcagatagtgaggacacaacgtcacactctcctgacactgatgatgaagactctaaagatgataagacatgtcacactgacaacactcacttcacttgttctcactgtcacaaaacttttaaatacccaaGTCttctgaaagaacacatgagaacacacactggagaaagacattttttgtgttcgatctgcggtaaagattttactcaaagatacattttgaaaatacacatgagaatacacactggagaaaaacctttttcctgctcagaatgtggtaaaagttttggaaaaaatcaaagtttaaaagtacacatgagaacacacacaggagaaaaaccgttttcctgctcagaatgtggtaaaagttttgtaagaaatgAACGTTTAAATGCACACATGagatcacacactggagaaaaacctttttcatgttcaatctgcggtaaagattttactcgaagggaccatttcaaaaaacacatgagaatacacactggagaacaacctttttcatgttcaatctgcggtaaatatTTTGCTCGAAAGAACtacttgaaaatacacatgagtacacacactggtgaaaaaccttatacttgttcagtatgttgtagaagttttatacaaagtatgcatttgaaaagacacatgagaatacacactggagaaaaacctttttcatgttcagtctgcagtaaagattttactcaaatgcaccatttcaaagcacacatgacaaGACACACTGCAGACAAACCTTAA
- the LOC133541363 gene encoding gastrula zinc finger protein XlCGF17.1-like isoform X2, with protein MVKEDPSKRKTRRHGPSGVSFSSLTQTLPCKKEEEDSLTPHIKEEEEEHSITQEGDHLEGLEEFPVTGVPVKSEDDEVKGESEERGGGEPPSSSSTQHMTTEADGDHCGGSQADKLLAPLSDSEDTTSHSPDTDDEDSKDDKTCHTDNTHFTSSHCHKTFKNHSHLKRHMRTHTGEKPFICSVCGKRFVRSHNVKVHMRTHTGEKAFICSVCGKRFVRSHNVKVHMRTHTGEKTFSCSICGKGFIQSQYLKVHMRTHTGEKPFPCSTCGKGFTQNQYLKVHMRTHTGEKPFSCSICGKCFVQSNSLKVHMRTHTGEKSHSCSICNRSFCDRSNLLAHMRRHPGEKVLSCSVCGERLSSKYQCKKHKCAGENSSSK; from the coding sequence atggtgaaggaggatccttcaaagaggaagaccaggcgccacggaccctctggcgtctccttttcctctttgacacagacccttccctgtaaaaaggaagaggaagactcactgacgccccacattaaagaggaagaggaggaacacagcatcactcaagagggagatcatcttgaaggactggaggagttcccagtgactggtgtccctgtgaagagtgaagatgatgaggtgaaaggtgaaagtgaggagaggggagggggggagcctccaagcagcagctcaacacaacacatgacaacagaagctgatggagaccactgtggaggatcacaagcagacaagctcttagctccactatcagatagtgaggacacaacgtcacactctcctgacactgatgatgaagactctaaagatgataagacatgtcacactgacaacactcacttcacatcttctcactgtcacaaaacatttaaaaaccatagtcatctgaaaagacacatgagaacacacactggagaaaaaccttttatctgttcagtctgtggtaaacgTTTTGTTCGAAGTCACAatgtgaaagtgcacatgagaacacacactggtgaaaaagcttttatctgttcagtctgtggtaaacgTTTTGTTCGAAGTCataatgtgaaagtacacatgagaacacacactggagaaaaaacgttttcttgttcaatctgtggtaaaggttttatacaaagtcaatatttgaaagtgcacatgagaacgcacactggagaaaaaccttttccctgttcaacctgtggtaaaggttttacacaaaatcaatatttgaaagtacacatgagaacacacactggcgaaaaacctttttcctgttcaatctgtggcaaatgttttgtacaaagtaacagtttgaaagtacacatgagaacacacactggtgaaaaatcacattcttgttcaatctgcaacagaagcttttgtgaccgatcaaaccttttagcacacatgagaagacacc